One Kitasatospora sp. NBC_01287 DNA window includes the following coding sequences:
- a CDS encoding tyrosine-type recombinase/integrase: MIRGTSALMAPALASERDEDLAEWFWGLVRPEFPAEIGFDRALNILQPPADHPLLGWSVCRARDCSVVVLSRGMICTSCARRLADSGLDEAEFVTLPRPDGRRRRFVRNCLVPQCERPWVDAPRSLCSSHHWQRTMVIECSLDDFLARTDLVPLPSLGPCSAPACVRHAGVMKSMLCHAHNCRLVDDRRTDPDLDLDAWRATQTPIPEGAEVSFRGLSDLVVAQLIYGIQQRCTDGALTTYHRLRNLTAWLRRQQTASLEGIDPRQAVASGIDRLTRGPLTTITTAVRRARLTPESEYPKDCWDLTVFGHSGTIDFSGITQPWLRETAKRWARHTAPQVRGEKAGANLRKQVNDLGLLSQSLRARPDRGDTPQELGREDIEFFLNRLTHLLATGRISAYHRRHAIYVTGNIIRRMRSLGLTKAGEPMHGLPDNFTMIRGDLPTKPERKEAGQDLPAEVMRRLCAELGRIEERSGLETRVGIELLIDTGRRPDEICELIFDCLELDGEGKPVLIYDNSKEDRPQRELPLHESTAALIRTQQQAVRVRFPSTPARDLKLLPSPIRNPRGLKAITESTLSANTRTWVDALSEIMLDSGAVFDKTKIFPYAFRHTYAQRHADAGVPIDVLSKLLDHDTLEATRCYYRVKEKRLRQAVDKVTRLQFDRHGSRTWQQAKALLDAQRSRRAVGEVAVAFGRCSEPTNVTAGGGQCPLRFRCLGCDHFSTDVSYLPELRSYLDDLLRTRERLSAMASADEWAKREAMPSDEEISRVRRLIRRVTEDLDSLTEQERAEIEEAVATVRKTRQGFLGMPRIRQPLPDVRPERPR; the protein is encoded by the coding sequence ATGATCCGGGGCACCAGCGCGCTCATGGCACCAGCGCTAGCCTCCGAGCGGGACGAGGACCTGGCCGAGTGGTTCTGGGGCCTGGTGAGGCCGGAATTCCCGGCGGAGATCGGCTTTGACCGCGCCCTCAACATTCTCCAGCCGCCAGCTGACCACCCGCTGCTGGGCTGGTCAGTATGCCGAGCACGGGACTGCAGTGTCGTAGTCCTGTCCCGCGGGATGATTTGCACGTCCTGCGCCCGTCGCCTGGCCGACTCAGGCCTCGACGAAGCCGAGTTCGTGACGCTGCCCCGTCCGGACGGCCGGCGCCGTCGCTTCGTGCGCAACTGCCTGGTGCCGCAGTGCGAACGACCGTGGGTCGACGCCCCGCGGTCGTTGTGCTCGTCGCACCACTGGCAGCGGACCATGGTGATCGAGTGCTCGCTCGACGACTTCCTCGCCCGCACCGACCTGGTCCCGCTGCCCAGTCTCGGCCCCTGCTCGGCCCCGGCCTGCGTCCGCCATGCCGGCGTCATGAAGTCGATGCTGTGCCACGCGCACAACTGCCGCCTGGTCGACGATCGCCGCACCGACCCCGACCTGGACCTCGATGCGTGGAGGGCGACCCAGACGCCCATCCCCGAAGGCGCCGAGGTTAGCTTCCGGGGCCTGTCCGATCTCGTGGTGGCCCAGTTGATCTACGGCATCCAGCAGCGGTGCACGGACGGTGCCCTGACCACGTACCACCGGCTGCGCAATCTCACTGCCTGGCTGCGCCGCCAGCAGACCGCTTCCTTGGAGGGGATCGACCCCCGTCAGGCCGTGGCCAGCGGCATTGATCGGCTCACCCGCGGCCCGCTGACGACGATCACCACCGCTGTCCGACGGGCCCGCCTAACGCCGGAGAGCGAGTATCCGAAGGACTGCTGGGATCTGACCGTCTTCGGGCACTCCGGCACCATCGACTTCAGCGGCATCACGCAGCCGTGGCTGCGGGAGACCGCCAAGCGCTGGGCCAGGCACACCGCGCCGCAGGTCCGCGGTGAGAAGGCCGGCGCGAACCTGCGCAAGCAGGTGAATGATCTCGGTCTGCTCTCGCAGAGCCTGCGCGCCCGCCCCGACCGCGGCGACACCCCCCAGGAACTGGGGCGAGAGGACATCGAATTCTTCCTCAACCGGCTGACGCATCTGCTCGCCACTGGCCGTATCAGCGCCTACCACCGCCGCCATGCCATCTACGTGACGGGCAACATCATCAGACGCATGCGCAGCCTGGGGCTGACCAAAGCGGGCGAGCCGATGCACGGACTGCCCGACAACTTCACGATGATCAGGGGTGACCTTCCCACCAAGCCCGAGCGCAAGGAAGCCGGTCAGGACCTGCCCGCCGAGGTCATGCGTCGGCTCTGCGCGGAGCTCGGCCGCATCGAGGAGCGATCCGGCCTGGAGACACGGGTCGGGATCGAATTGCTGATCGACACCGGTCGTCGGCCCGATGAGATCTGCGAGCTGATCTTCGACTGCCTTGAACTGGACGGCGAAGGCAAGCCAGTGCTGATCTACGACAACAGCAAGGAAGACCGGCCTCAGCGCGAGCTGCCCCTGCACGAGTCCACTGCCGCGCTCATCCGGACACAGCAGCAAGCCGTTCGGGTCCGGTTCCCCAGCACCCCTGCGCGGGACCTGAAACTCCTGCCGTCGCCCATCCGCAATCCCCGTGGCCTCAAGGCCATCACCGAGAGCACGCTCAGTGCGAACACCCGCACGTGGGTCGATGCCCTCTCCGAGATCATGCTCGACAGCGGCGCCGTCTTCGACAAGACGAAGATCTTCCCTTACGCGTTCCGCCACACCTACGCGCAGCGGCACGCCGACGCCGGGGTTCCTATCGACGTGCTGTCGAAACTCCTTGATCACGACACGTTGGAAGCCACTCGGTGCTACTACCGCGTCAAGGAAAAGCGCCTGCGTCAGGCGGTCGATAAGGTCACCCGCTTGCAGTTCGACCGCCACGGCAGTCGCACCTGGCAGCAGGCCAAAGCCCTGCTGGATGCCCAGCGCAGCCGCCGCGCCGTCGGCGAGGTCGCCGTCGCCTTCGGGCGCTGTTCCGAGCCGACCAACGTGACCGCTGGTGGCGGGCAGTGCCCGCTTCGTTTCCGCTGCCTGGGCTGCGACCACTTCAGCACCGACGTCTCCTACCTGCCGGAACTCCGCAGTTACCTGGATGACCTACTGCGGACCCGCGAGCGGCTGAGCGCGATGGCCAGCGCTGACGAGTGGGCCAAGCGCGAGGCCATGCCCTCGGACGAGGAGATCAGTCGGGTTCGGCGCCTCATCCGGCGAGTCACCGAGGACCTGGACTCGCTGACCGAGCAGGAACGCGCTGAGATCGAGGAGGCCGTGGCAACGGTCCGCAAAACTCGTCAAGGTTTCCTCGGGATGCCCCGGATCCGGCAGCCCCTGCCCGACGTCCGACCGGAGCGTCCGCGATGA
- a CDS encoding tyrosine-type recombinase/integrase → MKAFPVKLPSGDFYWTVLDGQLAIVPEADAFLRHVRFGRAQAELTTKTYAGSIALYLRWCARTGRDWRTAAVDLSLFITWLRYASAELTGAEPPALGTAMVLTGPGMKPQRGGARIENILVGVRTFLRHAVSTGSAPGAVLSQLYEMADARDLPLEARGEGDRMAYRLRAQHRVSVPRARRDRAADEEVLALLRACHLARDRFIVLLLARAGLRRGEAAGLRREDMHFMPDSTPLGCLVRGSHVHVVRRANSNGAWAKSVRERWVPADWLVVQAYDQYVLERLSFPHGEHSDFALVNILRGSLGAPMSPDAVTELIERLGQRGGVDRAVTAHMLRHGFASNVGDSGGTVDEIAQLLGHSQFSSSEPYLHPAQHRIREAVERVPSPVDAWGALR, encoded by the coding sequence GTGAAGGCGTTCCCTGTGAAGTTGCCATCCGGCGATTTCTACTGGACTGTGCTGGACGGCCAGTTGGCCATCGTCCCGGAGGCGGATGCGTTCCTGCGCCACGTCCGGTTCGGCCGTGCCCAAGCCGAGCTGACCACGAAGACGTATGCCGGCTCGATCGCCCTCTACCTGCGGTGGTGTGCGCGCACGGGACGGGATTGGAGGACTGCCGCGGTCGACCTGTCTCTGTTCATCACCTGGTTGCGGTACGCGTCCGCGGAGCTCACGGGAGCCGAGCCTCCGGCCCTCGGCACTGCGATGGTGCTGACCGGGCCCGGGATGAAGCCGCAGCGTGGTGGCGCCCGGATCGAGAACATCCTGGTCGGTGTTCGGACCTTCTTGCGGCACGCGGTCAGCACCGGCAGCGCGCCCGGCGCGGTCCTGTCCCAGCTCTATGAGATGGCCGACGCTCGGGATCTTCCCCTTGAGGCACGGGGCGAGGGTGACCGCATGGCCTATCGCCTGCGTGCCCAGCATCGTGTCAGCGTGCCCCGCGCACGTCGGGACCGTGCTGCCGACGAGGAGGTTCTGGCTCTCCTGAGGGCCTGTCACCTCGCACGGGACCGGTTCATCGTTCTGCTGCTGGCCCGTGCGGGTCTTCGCCGGGGCGAGGCGGCTGGGCTGCGCAGGGAGGACATGCACTTCATGCCGGACTCGACGCCGCTGGGCTGCCTGGTGCGCGGCTCCCATGTCCATGTGGTCCGCAGGGCGAACTCGAACGGGGCCTGGGCGAAGTCGGTGCGCGAACGCTGGGTGCCCGCCGACTGGCTGGTGGTCCAGGCATACGACCAGTACGTGCTGGAGCGTCTGTCCTTCCCACATGGCGAGCACAGCGACTTCGCGCTGGTCAACATCCTGCGGGGCAGTCTGGGGGCGCCGATGTCCCCGGATGCGGTGACGGAACTGATCGAGAGACTGGGCCAGCGAGGTGGGGTGGACCGAGCCGTGACCGCCCACATGCTTCGTCATGGCTTCGCCAGCAATGTGGGTGACAGCGGCGGCACCGTCGACGAGATCGCGCAACTGCTGGGCCACTCGCAATTCTCCAGCAGCGAACCGTACTTGCACCCGGCCCAGCATCGGATCCGCGAAGCCGTCGAGCGTGTCCCCTCGCCGGTCGATGCCTGGGGAGCCCTGCGATGA
- a CDS encoding NUDIX domain-containing protein — MAERYKTCVDLHVILLQDSRILLGRRQNTGFADGAWHLPSGHLDPAESATAGAAREAAEEIGVTIDPAKLSLAHVMHHRTDDARTALFFEAADWTGEVTNQEPDKCAGWQWFLQGSLGVAGCGISCG; from the coding sequence GTGGCCGAGCGTTACAAGACCTGCGTCGACCTGCACGTCATCCTTCTCCAAGATAGCCGGATCCTCCTGGGCCGACGCCAGAACACCGGCTTCGCCGACGGCGCTTGGCACCTGCCGTCCGGTCACCTCGACCCCGCCGAGAGCGCCACCGCCGGAGCCGCCCGGGAGGCCGCCGAGGAGATCGGCGTCACCATCGACCCCGCGAAGCTCAGCCTCGCGCACGTCATGCACCACCGCACCGACGACGCCCGCACCGCCCTGTTCTTCGAGGCCGCTGACTGGACGGGCGAGGTCACCAACCAGGAGCCCGACAAGTGCGCCGGATGGCAGTGGTTTCTCCAGGGTTCATTAGGTGTTGCGGGTTGTGGCATCTCGTGTGGGTGA
- a CDS encoding radical SAM protein, whose protein sequence is MSASDTDVRKIERVEYGRFRNVYLYITEACQLRCGDCYMGARLERALKMPPERIKANLTAWRQMGGSKLTILGGEPTLHHDYVNTIRLAKQIGYEHVITTSNGLDPAIRKFRRLEPSDFSYVQISVDGGSPATHDAVRGEGTFKTTLKNVAELCERGFDTRIICTVSKANEADCLRLLDIADSLGVSLVKFHVMSVIGRGHGNEEWGMRPHEWLDFTDRLPEVAAGHRARVWYQPTFARRSEMARFEEEGYRGCIGRTLDRISIFPDGRSYVCSFLFDTDLHYANTAPDGTITVNRGPNEFDLFSGALTKSACGDCKAPGSCMGGCPAEEIVDRRASCAEEPDIVPVCRLWKSSPAN, encoded by the coding sequence GTGTCAGCCTCCGACACGGACGTGCGGAAGATCGAGCGCGTGGAGTATGGCCGGTTCCGCAACGTGTACCTCTACATCACCGAGGCATGCCAGCTCCGTTGTGGTGACTGCTACATGGGGGCCCGGCTGGAGCGCGCCCTGAAGATGCCGCCCGAGCGGATCAAGGCCAACCTCACCGCGTGGCGGCAGATGGGTGGTTCCAAGCTCACCATCCTGGGTGGCGAGCCCACGCTGCACCACGACTACGTGAACACCATCCGGTTGGCCAAGCAAATCGGCTACGAGCACGTGATCACCACCAGCAACGGCCTCGACCCGGCTATCAGGAAGTTCCGCAGGCTGGAGCCCAGCGACTTCTCCTACGTGCAGATCAGTGTGGACGGCGGCAGTCCCGCCACCCATGACGCGGTGCGCGGGGAGGGCACCTTCAAGACCACCCTGAAGAACGTCGCCGAGCTGTGCGAGCGCGGATTCGACACCCGGATCATCTGCACCGTCAGCAAGGCCAACGAGGCGGACTGCCTGCGGCTGCTGGACATCGCCGACTCGTTGGGCGTCAGCTTGGTGAAGTTCCACGTCATGAGCGTCATCGGACGCGGCCACGGCAACGAGGAGTGGGGCATGCGCCCCCACGAGTGGCTCGACTTCACCGACCGGCTCCCCGAGGTAGCCGCCGGCCACCGCGCCCGGGTCTGGTACCAGCCCACCTTCGCTCGACGCTCCGAGATGGCCCGCTTCGAGGAAGAGGGCTACCGGGGCTGCATCGGCCGCACCCTGGACCGCATCAGCATCTTCCCCGACGGCCGGTCCTACGTGTGCAGCTTCCTGTTCGACACCGATCTCCATTACGCCAACACCGCCCCCGACGGCACCATCACCGTGAACCGGGGGCCGAACGAGTTCGACCTGTTCAGCGGAGCGCTCACCAAGTCGGCGTGCGGCGACTGCAAGGCCCCCGGCTCCTGCATGGGCGGCTGTCCCGCGGAGGAGATCGTGGACAGGCGTGCCTCGTGCGCCGAAGAGCCCGACATCGTGCCGGTGTGCCGCCTGTGGAAGTCCAGTCCGGCGAACTAG
- a CDS encoding AAA family ATPase, protein MVTAIFLLGPPASGKSTLSRQLESRHHARTFRLREYAGQRARTDPALAAVMRRRADPLGWLPDRTAVVLVRDAVSGQFQPAVGSPVVFEGYPGNGYQADYLARLLSALRLPSLALVLRLPPQAARQRAEARRVCPACTAEDGEPHRPARLAENGRCADCGAPAQRRDSDEPQRLAARAARFLQHLPSIRTALTAQDVPWRTIDAELPPALLLAAAEAELHVHLPKGSTP, encoded by the coding sequence GTGGTCACCGCCATCTTCCTCCTGGGACCGCCCGCCAGCGGCAAGAGCACCCTGAGCCGGCAGTTGGAGAGCCGACACCACGCCCGCACCTTCCGCTTGCGCGAGTACGCCGGCCAGCGCGCTCGCACCGACCCGGCGTTGGCTGCGGTCATGCGGCGGCGGGCCGACCCGCTGGGGTGGCTGCCCGACCGGACAGCGGTCGTACTGGTCCGCGACGCTGTCTCCGGCCAGTTCCAGCCGGCGGTCGGGTCCCCGGTGGTCTTCGAGGGCTACCCGGGCAACGGCTACCAAGCCGACTACCTGGCCCGGCTGCTCAGCGCGCTTCGCCTGCCCTCGCTGGCGCTGGTGCTCCGGTTGCCCCCGCAGGCCGCCCGGCAGCGGGCTGAGGCCCGCCGGGTGTGCCCAGCCTGCACCGCCGAGGACGGGGAGCCGCACCGGCCCGCACGGCTCGCCGAGAACGGCCGGTGTGCCGACTGCGGAGCCCCGGCCCAGCGTCGGGATTCCGACGAGCCCCAGCGGCTCGCGGCCCGCGCCGCGAGGTTCCTCCAGCACCTTCCGTCCATTCGGACCGCGCTGACCGCCCAGGACGTCCCCTGGCGCACCATCGACGCCGAACTGCCGCCTGCCCTGCTGCTCGCCGCAGCAGAGGCCGAACTTCACGTCCATCTCCCGAAAGGATCCACTCCTTGA
- a CDS encoding ATP-binding protein, with protein sequence MSEIHQLIISQGELDSPQVDWAVNPTEASVKETRDRVPKALRAWGFRLTADKEFEIKLIVSELVTNALLHAPRHGIHFAMWIYRPGQLVVEVQDRGARAPSRARRAATGEDTTGRGMAMVESLALSWGVSYPGSGKRVHATVAIPDTPNVG encoded by the coding sequence ATGTCCGAGATTCATCAACTCATCATTTCGCAAGGCGAGTTGGATTCGCCTCAGGTCGATTGGGCCGTCAATCCGACGGAAGCCTCGGTGAAGGAGACCCGAGACAGGGTTCCCAAGGCGCTTCGCGCCTGGGGTTTCCGCTTGACCGCTGACAAGGAGTTCGAAATCAAGCTCATCGTCAGCGAACTGGTGACGAACGCCCTCCTCCACGCCCCCCGACACGGCATCCACTTCGCGATGTGGATCTACCGGCCTGGCCAGTTGGTCGTCGAAGTCCAGGATCGAGGAGCCCGCGCTCCCAGCCGTGCCCGCCGGGCCGCGACCGGCGAAGACACCACCGGACGCGGGATGGCCATGGTCGAGAGCCTCGCGCTCAGCTGGGGCGTCAGCTACCCGGGGTCCGGCAAGCGCGTCCATGCGACCGTCGCCATTCCCGACACCCCCAACGTCGGCTGA
- a CDS encoding helix-turn-helix transcriptional regulator, whose product MPTLRRRRLGERLREYRNTAGLNLEQAAEAMGEKWDSSKLSRIENAKAKISAADVTRVLHICGVEDPKTIAAMEALARDAGKTGWWANYATAPYDLQDLISAQSDAESIRQYQPNVLPGLLQTGAYAREVTAATAFNRPQDEHAAIAELRVVRQNILTRPGNAVSYWAVINESLLHQRFVSHPSLMREQLRHLIDMSDLPNITIQVMPLTAGPHPGASGTFAITQFSHPWPSLVTIEHRAQMQCLEDREEVRNFETAFDKIRAAALPDDQSRETIRTIMEGH is encoded by the coding sequence GTGCCTACTCTGCGGCGCCGCCGACTCGGCGAGAGGCTGCGGGAATACCGCAACACCGCCGGGTTGAACCTGGAACAGGCGGCAGAGGCAATGGGCGAGAAGTGGGACAGCTCCAAGCTGTCGCGGATCGAGAACGCCAAGGCGAAGATCAGCGCCGCTGACGTGACCCGTGTACTCCACATCTGCGGCGTCGAGGATCCGAAGACCATCGCGGCGATGGAGGCATTGGCCAGGGACGCTGGCAAGACCGGTTGGTGGGCCAACTATGCGACCGCACCGTACGATCTCCAGGATCTGATCAGCGCGCAGTCGGACGCCGAGAGCATCCGGCAGTACCAGCCCAACGTGCTCCCCGGGCTGTTGCAGACCGGCGCCTACGCCAGGGAGGTCACCGCTGCGACGGCGTTCAATCGACCGCAGGACGAGCACGCCGCTATCGCCGAACTGCGCGTCGTTCGACAGAACATCCTCACCAGGCCAGGCAACGCCGTCTCCTACTGGGCCGTGATCAACGAATCACTCCTCCACCAGCGCTTCGTCTCCCACCCCTCCCTGATGCGTGAGCAGCTCCGCCACCTGATCGACATGAGCGATCTCCCCAACATCACGATCCAGGTCATGCCGCTCACCGCCGGGCCGCATCCCGGCGCCTCCGGTACGTTCGCGATCACTCAGTTCTCTCACCCGTGGCCCTCCTTGGTGACCATCGAGCACAGGGCGCAGATGCAGTGCCTGGAGGATCGAGAGGAGGTGCGAAACTTTGAGACCGCCTTCGACAAAATCCGTGCCGCAGCACTTCCCGACGACCAGTCGCGGGAGACCATCCGAACGATCATGGAAGGACACTGA
- a CDS encoding DUF397 domain-containing protein encodes MSTDPEVKAELYALNLSNAVWRKSPLSQDNRDCLEYTDLPGGGTAIRDSKNPHLPALRFNAEEWAAFVGGAKQGLL; translated from the coding sequence GTGAGCACCGACCCCGAAGTCAAGGCGGAGTTGTACGCCCTGAACCTGAGCAATGCCGTCTGGCGCAAGTCCCCGCTGAGTCAGGACAACCGAGACTGCCTGGAGTACACCGACCTCCCCGGCGGCGGCACGGCCATCCGCGACTCCAAGAACCCGCATCTCCCGGCCCTGCGCTTCAATGCTGAGGAGTGGGCGGCCTTCGTGGGAGGCGCCAAGCAGGGTCTGCTCTGA
- a CDS encoding EamA family transporter → MTSIGAGRAAATQSKPGSGPGSGGPGISRTVWAALAVVYVVWGSTYLGIRIAVETLPAMFSAATRFVLAGALLLGVLAWRLGPAAVRVSRRQLGSAAVVGLLLLVGGNGLLVLAEGRIPSGLAALLVAVVPLWVVLLRTVTGDRPGGAALIGVLLGLAGLAVLSAPGFSGSVSLGGVVLIMFGSISWAVGSFVSRRLPMPANPLVASAYEMLIGGLGCLLVALARGEEHGLHLGAVSTRSWLALAYLIVVGSLVGFTAYAWLLQSAPLGLVATYAYVNPVVAVFLGWLVLAERLTLSELLGGAIVVLAVGVVVSTERRG, encoded by the coding sequence ATGACATCGATCGGTGCCGGCCGAGCCGCCGCCACGCAGTCGAAGCCCGGCTCGGGTCCGGGCTCGGGCGGCCCCGGGATCAGCAGGACCGTCTGGGCCGCGCTCGCGGTGGTCTACGTGGTCTGGGGCTCCACCTACCTCGGCATCCGGATCGCCGTCGAGACCCTGCCCGCGATGTTCTCGGCCGCGACCCGCTTCGTCCTCGCCGGGGCGCTGCTGCTCGGTGTGCTGGCCTGGCGGCTCGGACCCGCGGCGGTGCGGGTGAGCCGCCGGCAGCTCGGGTCGGCGGCGGTGGTCGGCCTGCTGCTGCTGGTCGGCGGCAACGGGCTGCTGGTGCTGGCCGAGGGCCGCATCCCGTCCGGCCTGGCGGCGCTGCTGGTCGCGGTGGTGCCGCTCTGGGTGGTGCTGCTGCGCACGGTCACCGGCGACCGGCCCGGCGGCGCCGCGCTGATCGGCGTGCTGCTCGGACTGGCCGGTCTCGCGGTGCTCTCGGCCCCGGGCTTCAGCGGCAGCGTCTCGCTCGGCGGCGTGGTGCTGATCATGTTCGGCTCGATCTCCTGGGCGGTCGGCTCCTTCGTCTCGCGCCGCCTGCCGATGCCCGCCAACCCGCTGGTGGCGAGCGCCTACGAGATGCTGATCGGCGGCCTGGGCTGCCTGCTGGTCGCGCTCGCCCGCGGCGAGGAGCACGGCCTGCACCTCGGCGCCGTCTCCACCCGCTCCTGGCTCGCGCTGGCCTACCTGATCGTGGTCGGCTCGCTGGTCGGCTTCACGGCCTACGCCTGGCTGCTGCAGTCCGCGCCGCTCGGCCTGGTCGCCACCTACGCGTACGTGAACCCGGTGGTCGCGGTCTTCCTCGGCTGGCTGGTCCTGGCCGAGCGGCTGACGCTGTCGGAACTGCTGGGCGGCGCGATCGTGGTGCTGGCGGTCGGTGTGGTGGTGAGCACGGAGCGTCGCGGCTGA
- a CDS encoding gamma-glutamylcyclotransferase family protein, giving the protein MTDPVTDPVLPVFVYGTLRPGGRYHDRYLGGRCERIEPAVLAGAALHDGPGYPYAVADADPTRRVRGELVTVHEAAFARVLAALDVLEECRPDGTGLYVRLRRPVTVETAPEAAPAPAPAPDLAPGPERGGAARTVAAWVYLAGPELTARLRAAPAPIHSGDWTARG; this is encoded by the coding sequence ATGACCGACCCCGTGACCGACCCCGTACTGCCCGTCTTCGTCTACGGCACGCTGCGCCCCGGCGGCCGCTACCACGACCGGTACCTCGGCGGGCGCTGCGAGCGGATCGAACCCGCCGTGCTGGCCGGCGCCGCGCTGCACGACGGGCCCGGCTACCCGTACGCGGTGGCCGACGCGGACCCGACGCGGCGGGTGCGCGGCGAGTTGGTGACCGTGCACGAGGCCGCGTTCGCCCGGGTACTGGCCGCGCTCGACGTCCTGGAGGAGTGCCGCCCCGACGGTACGGGGCTCTACGTGCGGCTGCGGCGGCCGGTCACCGTGGAAACAGCGCCTGAAGCCGCCCCCGCACCCGCACCCGCACCCGACCTCGCGCCCGGCCCCGAACGCGGCGGCGCGGCCCGGACGGTGGCGGCCTGGGTCTACCTGGCGGGCCCCGAGCTGACGGCCCGGCTGCGCGCGGCACCCGCGCCGATCCACTCCGGCGACTGGACCGCGCGCGGCTGA
- a CDS encoding inositol-3-phosphate synthase, which yields MSTVNVGLVGVGNCTSSLVQGVAHYAAEPDAPGLANPVCAGFSVAQVRFTAAFDVDADKIGLDLAEAIWAGPNNATRFAEVPVLGVPVLEGALGDGVGHEVGQRITARGAATVESIAEHLRATGTEVLVNFVPAGSQLASELYAEAALLAGCAFVNCIPSVIARSPRWVERFETAGLPLLGDDLKSQFGATLVHRALVELLAANGVRLRNTYQLLAGGNLDFVNLRDADRMRTKKETKSSGLRGPDGAELLPPSNVHVGADYIPFLADRKIAVIRVEGEGFGGTPVEVDLKLTVDDSPSGAGNVLDAVRYLKFAMDQGVSGVLDPVAHYLMKAVPRPLGEEAAAAGLRELLARG from the coding sequence TTGTCAACCGTCAACGTAGGCCTGGTCGGTGTCGGCAACTGCACGTCCTCGCTGGTCCAGGGCGTGGCGCACTACGCCGCCGAGCCGGACGCGCCGGGTCTGGCCAACCCGGTCTGCGCCGGCTTCTCCGTCGCCCAGGTGCGCTTCACCGCCGCCTTCGACGTGGACGCCGACAAGATCGGGCTCGACCTCGCCGAGGCGATCTGGGCCGGGCCCAACAACGCGACCCGGTTCGCCGAGGTGCCCGTGCTGGGCGTGCCGGTGCTGGAGGGGGCGCTCGGCGACGGCGTGGGCCACGAGGTGGGGCAGCGGATCACCGCGCGGGGCGCGGCCACCGTCGAGTCGATCGCCGAGCACCTGAGGGCCACCGGCACCGAGGTCCTGGTGAACTTCGTGCCGGCCGGCAGCCAGCTGGCCTCCGAGCTGTACGCCGAGGCGGCGCTGCTGGCGGGGTGCGCGTTCGTCAACTGCATTCCCTCGGTGATCGCGCGCTCGCCGCGCTGGGTCGAGCGGTTCGAGACGGCAGGGCTGCCGCTGCTCGGCGACGACCTGAAGAGCCAGTTCGGTGCCACCCTGGTGCACCGCGCCCTGGTGGAACTGCTGGCGGCCAACGGCGTGCGGCTGCGGAACACCTACCAGCTGCTGGCCGGCGGCAACCTGGACTTCGTCAACCTACGAGACGCCGACCGGATGCGGACCAAGAAGGAGACCAAGTCCAGCGGCCTGCGCGGCCCGGACGGCGCGGAGCTGCTGCCCCCGTCGAACGTGCACGTGGGCGCCGACTACATCCCGTTCCTGGCCGACCGCAAGATCGCGGTGATCCGGGTCGAGGGCGAGGGCTTCGGCGGCACCCCGGTCGAGGTGGACCTGAAGCTGACCGTGGACGACTCGCCGAGCGGTGCGGGCAACGTACTGGATGCCGTCCGGTACCTCAAGTTCGCCATGGACCAGGGGGTTTCGGGGGTGCTGGACCCGGTGGCGCACTACCTGATGAAGGCGGTGCCGCGCCCGCTGGGCGAGGAGGCCGCGGCGGCCGGCCTGCGGGAGCTGCTGGCACGCGGGTAG